The following are encoded in a window of Lagenorhynchus albirostris chromosome 3, mLagAlb1.1, whole genome shotgun sequence genomic DNA:
- the SH2D3A gene encoding SH2 domain-containing protein 3A isoform X1: MQVPQDGEDFAGQPWYHGPLSRQKAEALLQQDGDFLVRASKSRGGHPVISCRWRGSVLHFEVFRVALRPRPGRPTALFQLEDERFPSLPALVRSYVTGQRTLSQATGAVASRPVTRQGPIRRSFSEDTLPDGPAWTEPLRARKRSDSQPAGLEHMGQPTEDHPGSVRAYHLQSEGQKQRIQTCNVVFKNCKTTYVSEKVRFQTIGASTMPASALPRTGSDSVLLKVPVPLGSIADSLRASDGQLHAKAPTKPPRTSSLMLPDASGCPPTYCELVPRVPRVQGTPAGHSCPEPEAPWWEAEEEDGCFARPQAEVSFCPPDNPFCLLGSQNRPLETEVLHTLHGLFLEHHPGSTALHLLLVDCQATGLLGVTKAQRGAMGVASGLELLTLPHGHRLRLELLERLETLALAGALAVLGCAGPLEERAAALRGLVELALALRPGAAGDLPGLAAVMGALLMPQVSRLERTWRQLRRSHTEAALAFEQELKPLMRALDEGAGPCDPGEVALPHVAPAVRLLEGEELPGPLDESCERLLRTLHRARLLARDAPRFREAAARRLRGCSGGAKELGRRGPHVLRSSSASSPPCRSAWSLTIESTDRPHLHAGIPRLPWRPRKPPKLPHTAKCSGDLHPASQEGTWFARTHPVP; this comes from the exons ATGCAGGTGCCACAGGATGGAGAGGACTTTGCTGGCCAACCCTGGTACCACGGCCCACTGTCCCGCCAG AAGGCTGAGGCCCTCCTCCAGCAAGATGGTGACTTCTTAGTTCGTGCATCTAAGTCCCGTGGGGGCCACCCTGTGATCTCCTGCCGTTGGCGGGGCTCAGTCCTACACTTCGAGGTGTTCCGTGTGGCCCTGCGCCCCCGGCCAGGCCGGCCCACAGCCCTCTTTCAGCTGGAGGATGAGCGTTTCCCAAGCCTGCCTGCCCTGGTTCGCAGCTATGTGACCGGCCAGCGTACACTGTCCCAGGCCACGGGAGCTGTGGCATCCAGGCCAGTGACGCGGCAAGGACCTATTCGACGCAGCTTTAGTGAAGACACCCTCCCAGACGGCCCGGCTTGGACAGAGCCACTCAG GGCTAGGAAGCGGAGTGACAGTCAGCCCGCAGGCTTGGAGCATATGGGGCAGCCAACAGAAGACCACCCTGGTTCAG TCAGGGCTTACCATCTTCAGTCAGAGGGGCAAAAACAAAGAATTCAAACTTGCAATGTAGTATTCAAAAATTGCAAAACTACATACGTGTCAGAGAAAGTTCGTTTTCAAACCATTG GAGCTTCCACTATGCCTGCATCTGCCCTGCCTCGGACAGGTAGTGACTCCGTGTTGCTAAAGGTGCCCGTTCCCCTGGGGTCCATTGCTGACAGCCTCAGGGCCTCTGATGGGCAGCTTCATGCCAAGGCACCAACCAAGCCACCTCGAACATCCTCACTGATGCTGCCTGATGCCTCTGGATGCCCCCCAACGTACTGTGAGCTGGTGCCCCGAGTGCCCAGGGTCCAGGGAACACCTGCTGGCCACAGCTGCCCAGAGCCAGAGGCACCATGGTGGGAGGCTGAGGAGGAGGACGGATGTTTTGCAAGACCGCAGGCAGAGGTCTCTTTCTGCCCACCTGACAACCCCTtctgcctgctgggctcccagaatCGGCCTCTGGAAACTGAAGTCCTGCAtactctccatggcctgttcctGGAGCACCATCCTGGGAGCACCGCTCTCCACCTGCTATTGGTGGATTGCCAG GCGACTGGCCTCCTGGGAGTGACCAAGGCTCAGCGGGGCGCCATGGGGGTCGCCTCTGGTCTGGAACTGCTCACACTTCCCCATGGGCATCGCTTGAGGTTGGAACTGCTGGAGAG GCTCGAGACGCTGGCACTGGCGGGGGCGCTGGCAGTGCTGGGCTGCGCAGGGCCGCTGGAGGAGCGCGCGGCCGCCCTGAGGGGCCTGGTGGAGCTGGCCCTGGCGCTGCGGCCAGGGGCGGCGGGAGACCTGCCCGGACTGGCCGCGGTCATGGGCGCCTTGCTCATGCCCCAG GTGTCGCGGTTGGAACGCACGTGGCGCCAGCTGCGAAGGAGCCACACCGAGGCTGCGCTGGCCTTCGAGCAGGAGCTGAAGCCACTGATGCGGGCGCTGGATGAGGGCGCCG GACCCTGCGACCCGGGGGAGGTGGCGTTGCCGCACGTGGCGCCCGCGGTGCGCCTGCTGGAGGGCGAGGAACTCCCCGGGCCCCTGGACGAGAGCTGCGAGCGGCTGCTGCGCACCCTGCACCGGGCGCGTCTGCTGGCCCGGGACGCGCCCAGATTCCGCGAGGCGGCGGCTCGGCGCCTGCGAG GCTGCTCTGGGGGAGCCAAGGAGCTGGGGCGCCGTGGGCCACACGTCTTGAGAAGTTCCAGCGCGTCCTCACCGCCCTGTCGCAGCGCCTGGAGCCTGACCATTGAGAGCACAGACCGCCCCCATCTTCACGCTGGGATACCAAGGCTTCCATGGAGACCAAGGAAGCCGCCCAAGCTTCCTCACACAGCCAAATGCAGTGGGGACCTGCACCCTGCCTCACAGGAGGGGACCTGGTTTGCAAGAACCCACCCTGTGCCCTAA
- the SH2D3A gene encoding SH2 domain-containing protein 3A isoform X4 — protein sequence MQVPQDGEDFAGQPWYHGPLSRQKAEALLQQDGDFLVRASKSRGGHPVISCRWRGSVLHFEVFRVALRPRPGRPTALFQLEDERFPSLPALVRSYVTGQRTLSQATGAVASRPVTRQGPIRRSFSEDTLPDGPAWTEPLRARKRSDSQPAGLEHMGQPTEDHPGSVRAYHLQSEGQKQRIQTCNVVFKNCKTTYVSEKVRFQTIGASTMPASALPRTGSDSVLLKVPVPLGSIADSLRASDGQLHAKAPTKPPRTSSLMLPDASGCPPTYCELVPRVPRVQGTPAGHSCPEPEAPWWEAEEEDGCFARPQAEVSFCPPDNPFCLLGSQNRPLETEVLHTLHGLFLEHHPGSTALHLLLVDCQATGLLGVTKAQRGAMGVASGLELLTLPHGHRLRLELLERLETLALAGALAVLGCAGPLEERAAALRGLVELALALRPGAAGDLPGLAAVMGALLMPQVSRLERTWRQLRRSHTEAALAFEQELKPLMRALDEGAAQPRPFPQQDPATRGRWRCRTWRPRCACWRARNSPGPWTRAASGCCAPCTGRVCWPGTRPDSARRRLGACEAALGEPRSWGAVGHTS from the exons ATGCAGGTGCCACAGGATGGAGAGGACTTTGCTGGCCAACCCTGGTACCACGGCCCACTGTCCCGCCAG AAGGCTGAGGCCCTCCTCCAGCAAGATGGTGACTTCTTAGTTCGTGCATCTAAGTCCCGTGGGGGCCACCCTGTGATCTCCTGCCGTTGGCGGGGCTCAGTCCTACACTTCGAGGTGTTCCGTGTGGCCCTGCGCCCCCGGCCAGGCCGGCCCACAGCCCTCTTTCAGCTGGAGGATGAGCGTTTCCCAAGCCTGCCTGCCCTGGTTCGCAGCTATGTGACCGGCCAGCGTACACTGTCCCAGGCCACGGGAGCTGTGGCATCCAGGCCAGTGACGCGGCAAGGACCTATTCGACGCAGCTTTAGTGAAGACACCCTCCCAGACGGCCCGGCTTGGACAGAGCCACTCAG GGCTAGGAAGCGGAGTGACAGTCAGCCCGCAGGCTTGGAGCATATGGGGCAGCCAACAGAAGACCACCCTGGTTCAG TCAGGGCTTACCATCTTCAGTCAGAGGGGCAAAAACAAAGAATTCAAACTTGCAATGTAGTATTCAAAAATTGCAAAACTACATACGTGTCAGAGAAAGTTCGTTTTCAAACCATTG GAGCTTCCACTATGCCTGCATCTGCCCTGCCTCGGACAGGTAGTGACTCCGTGTTGCTAAAGGTGCCCGTTCCCCTGGGGTCCATTGCTGACAGCCTCAGGGCCTCTGATGGGCAGCTTCATGCCAAGGCACCAACCAAGCCACCTCGAACATCCTCACTGATGCTGCCTGATGCCTCTGGATGCCCCCCAACGTACTGTGAGCTGGTGCCCCGAGTGCCCAGGGTCCAGGGAACACCTGCTGGCCACAGCTGCCCAGAGCCAGAGGCACCATGGTGGGAGGCTGAGGAGGAGGACGGATGTTTTGCAAGACCGCAGGCAGAGGTCTCTTTCTGCCCACCTGACAACCCCTtctgcctgctgggctcccagaatCGGCCTCTGGAAACTGAAGTCCTGCAtactctccatggcctgttcctGGAGCACCATCCTGGGAGCACCGCTCTCCACCTGCTATTGGTGGATTGCCAG GCGACTGGCCTCCTGGGAGTGACCAAGGCTCAGCGGGGCGCCATGGGGGTCGCCTCTGGTCTGGAACTGCTCACACTTCCCCATGGGCATCGCTTGAGGTTGGAACTGCTGGAGAG GCTCGAGACGCTGGCACTGGCGGGGGCGCTGGCAGTGCTGGGCTGCGCAGGGCCGCTGGAGGAGCGCGCGGCCGCCCTGAGGGGCCTGGTGGAGCTGGCCCTGGCGCTGCGGCCAGGGGCGGCGGGAGACCTGCCCGGACTGGCCGCGGTCATGGGCGCCTTGCTCATGCCCCAG GTGTCGCGGTTGGAACGCACGTGGCGCCAGCTGCGAAGGAGCCACACCGAGGCTGCGCTGGCCTTCGAGCAGGAGCTGAAGCCACTGATGCGGGCGCTGGATGAGGGCGCCG CCCAGCCCAGACCCTTCCCCCAACAGGACCCTGCGACCCGGGGGAGGTGGCGTTGCCGCACGTGGCGCCCGCGGTGCGCCTGCTGGAGGGCGAGGAACTCCCCGGGCCCCTGGACGAGAGCTGCGAGCGGCTGCTGCGCACCCTGCACCGGGCGCGTCTGCTGGCCCGGGACGCGCCCAGATTCCGCGAGGCGGCGGCTCGGCGCCTGCGAG GCTGCTCTGGGGGAGCCAAGGAGCTGGGGCGCCGTGGGCCACACGTCTTGA
- the SH2D3A gene encoding SH2 domain-containing protein 3A isoform X5 — MQVPQDGEDFAGQPWYHGPLSRQKAEALLQQDGDFLVRASKSRGGHPVISCRWRGSVLHFEVFRVALRPRPGRPTALFQLEDERFPSLPALVRSYVTGQRTLSQATGAVASRPVTRQGPIRRSFSEDTLPDGPAWTEPLRARKRSDSQPAGLEHMGQPTEDHPGSVRAYHLQSEGQKQRIQTCNVVFKNCKTTYVSEKVRFQTIGASTMPASALPRTGSDSVLLKVPVPLGSIADSLRASDGQLHAKAPTKPPRTSSLMLPDASGCPPTYCELVPRVPRVQGTPAGHSCPEPEAPWWEAEEEDGCFARPQAEVSFCPPDNPFCLLGSQNRPLETEVLHTLHGLFLEHHPGSTALHLLLVDCQATGLLGVTKAQRGAMGVASGLELLTLPHGHRLRLELLERLETLALAGALAVLGCAGPLEERAAALRGLVELALALRPGAAGDLPGLAAVMGALLMPQVSRLERTWRQLRRSHTEAALAFEQELKPLMRALDEGAAQPRPFPQQDPATRGRWRCRTWRPRCACWRARNSPGPWTRAASGCCAPCTGRVCWPGTRPDSARRRLGACEDSGPTRS; from the exons ATGCAGGTGCCACAGGATGGAGAGGACTTTGCTGGCCAACCCTGGTACCACGGCCCACTGTCCCGCCAG AAGGCTGAGGCCCTCCTCCAGCAAGATGGTGACTTCTTAGTTCGTGCATCTAAGTCCCGTGGGGGCCACCCTGTGATCTCCTGCCGTTGGCGGGGCTCAGTCCTACACTTCGAGGTGTTCCGTGTGGCCCTGCGCCCCCGGCCAGGCCGGCCCACAGCCCTCTTTCAGCTGGAGGATGAGCGTTTCCCAAGCCTGCCTGCCCTGGTTCGCAGCTATGTGACCGGCCAGCGTACACTGTCCCAGGCCACGGGAGCTGTGGCATCCAGGCCAGTGACGCGGCAAGGACCTATTCGACGCAGCTTTAGTGAAGACACCCTCCCAGACGGCCCGGCTTGGACAGAGCCACTCAG GGCTAGGAAGCGGAGTGACAGTCAGCCCGCAGGCTTGGAGCATATGGGGCAGCCAACAGAAGACCACCCTGGTTCAG TCAGGGCTTACCATCTTCAGTCAGAGGGGCAAAAACAAAGAATTCAAACTTGCAATGTAGTATTCAAAAATTGCAAAACTACATACGTGTCAGAGAAAGTTCGTTTTCAAACCATTG GAGCTTCCACTATGCCTGCATCTGCCCTGCCTCGGACAGGTAGTGACTCCGTGTTGCTAAAGGTGCCCGTTCCCCTGGGGTCCATTGCTGACAGCCTCAGGGCCTCTGATGGGCAGCTTCATGCCAAGGCACCAACCAAGCCACCTCGAACATCCTCACTGATGCTGCCTGATGCCTCTGGATGCCCCCCAACGTACTGTGAGCTGGTGCCCCGAGTGCCCAGGGTCCAGGGAACACCTGCTGGCCACAGCTGCCCAGAGCCAGAGGCACCATGGTGGGAGGCTGAGGAGGAGGACGGATGTTTTGCAAGACCGCAGGCAGAGGTCTCTTTCTGCCCACCTGACAACCCCTtctgcctgctgggctcccagaatCGGCCTCTGGAAACTGAAGTCCTGCAtactctccatggcctgttcctGGAGCACCATCCTGGGAGCACCGCTCTCCACCTGCTATTGGTGGATTGCCAG GCGACTGGCCTCCTGGGAGTGACCAAGGCTCAGCGGGGCGCCATGGGGGTCGCCTCTGGTCTGGAACTGCTCACACTTCCCCATGGGCATCGCTTGAGGTTGGAACTGCTGGAGAG GCTCGAGACGCTGGCACTGGCGGGGGCGCTGGCAGTGCTGGGCTGCGCAGGGCCGCTGGAGGAGCGCGCGGCCGCCCTGAGGGGCCTGGTGGAGCTGGCCCTGGCGCTGCGGCCAGGGGCGGCGGGAGACCTGCCCGGACTGGCCGCGGTCATGGGCGCCTTGCTCATGCCCCAG GTGTCGCGGTTGGAACGCACGTGGCGCCAGCTGCGAAGGAGCCACACCGAGGCTGCGCTGGCCTTCGAGCAGGAGCTGAAGCCACTGATGCGGGCGCTGGATGAGGGCGCCG CCCAGCCCAGACCCTTCCCCCAACAGGACCCTGCGACCCGGGGGAGGTGGCGTTGCCGCACGTGGCGCCCGCGGTGCGCCTGCTGGAGGGCGAGGAACTCCCCGGGCCCCTGGACGAGAGCTGCGAGCGGCTGCTGCGCACCCTGCACCGGGCGCGTCTGCTGGCCCGGGACGCGCCCAGATTCCGCGAGGCGGCGGCTCGGCGCCTGCGAG gaTTCCGGCCCCACCCGGAGCTGA
- the SH2D3A gene encoding SH2 domain-containing protein 3A isoform X2, which yields MQVPQDGEDFAGQPWYHGPLSRQKAEALLQQDGDFLVRASKSRGGHPVISCRWRGSVLHFEVFRVALRPRPGRPTALFQLEDERFPSLPALVRSYVTGQRTLSQATGAVASRPVTRQGPIRRSFSEDTLPDGPAWTEPLRARKRSDSQPAGLEHMGQPTEDHPGSVRAYHLQSEGQKQRIQTCNVVFKNCKTTYVSEKVRFQTIGASTMPASALPRTGSDSVLLKVPVPLGSIADSLRASDGQLHAKAPTKPPRTSSLMLPDASGCPPTYCELVPRVPRVQGTPAGHSCPEPEAPWWEAEEEDGCFARPQAEVSFCPPDNPFCLLGSQNRPLETEVLHTLHGLFLEHHPGSTALHLLLVDCQATGLLGVTKAQRGAMGVASGLELLTLPHGHRLRLELLERLETLALAGALAVLGCAGPLEERAAALRGLVELALALRPGAAGDLPGLAAVMGALLMPQVSRLERTWRQLRRSHTEAALAFEQELKPLMRALDEGAGPCDPGEVALPHVAPAVRLLEGEELPGPLDESCERLLRTLHRARLLARDAPRFREAAARRLRGFRPHPELREALTTGFLRRLLWGSQGAGAPWATRLEKFQRVLTALSQRLEPDH from the exons ATGCAGGTGCCACAGGATGGAGAGGACTTTGCTGGCCAACCCTGGTACCACGGCCCACTGTCCCGCCAG AAGGCTGAGGCCCTCCTCCAGCAAGATGGTGACTTCTTAGTTCGTGCATCTAAGTCCCGTGGGGGCCACCCTGTGATCTCCTGCCGTTGGCGGGGCTCAGTCCTACACTTCGAGGTGTTCCGTGTGGCCCTGCGCCCCCGGCCAGGCCGGCCCACAGCCCTCTTTCAGCTGGAGGATGAGCGTTTCCCAAGCCTGCCTGCCCTGGTTCGCAGCTATGTGACCGGCCAGCGTACACTGTCCCAGGCCACGGGAGCTGTGGCATCCAGGCCAGTGACGCGGCAAGGACCTATTCGACGCAGCTTTAGTGAAGACACCCTCCCAGACGGCCCGGCTTGGACAGAGCCACTCAG GGCTAGGAAGCGGAGTGACAGTCAGCCCGCAGGCTTGGAGCATATGGGGCAGCCAACAGAAGACCACCCTGGTTCAG TCAGGGCTTACCATCTTCAGTCAGAGGGGCAAAAACAAAGAATTCAAACTTGCAATGTAGTATTCAAAAATTGCAAAACTACATACGTGTCAGAGAAAGTTCGTTTTCAAACCATTG GAGCTTCCACTATGCCTGCATCTGCCCTGCCTCGGACAGGTAGTGACTCCGTGTTGCTAAAGGTGCCCGTTCCCCTGGGGTCCATTGCTGACAGCCTCAGGGCCTCTGATGGGCAGCTTCATGCCAAGGCACCAACCAAGCCACCTCGAACATCCTCACTGATGCTGCCTGATGCCTCTGGATGCCCCCCAACGTACTGTGAGCTGGTGCCCCGAGTGCCCAGGGTCCAGGGAACACCTGCTGGCCACAGCTGCCCAGAGCCAGAGGCACCATGGTGGGAGGCTGAGGAGGAGGACGGATGTTTTGCAAGACCGCAGGCAGAGGTCTCTTTCTGCCCACCTGACAACCCCTtctgcctgctgggctcccagaatCGGCCTCTGGAAACTGAAGTCCTGCAtactctccatggcctgttcctGGAGCACCATCCTGGGAGCACCGCTCTCCACCTGCTATTGGTGGATTGCCAG GCGACTGGCCTCCTGGGAGTGACCAAGGCTCAGCGGGGCGCCATGGGGGTCGCCTCTGGTCTGGAACTGCTCACACTTCCCCATGGGCATCGCTTGAGGTTGGAACTGCTGGAGAG GCTCGAGACGCTGGCACTGGCGGGGGCGCTGGCAGTGCTGGGCTGCGCAGGGCCGCTGGAGGAGCGCGCGGCCGCCCTGAGGGGCCTGGTGGAGCTGGCCCTGGCGCTGCGGCCAGGGGCGGCGGGAGACCTGCCCGGACTGGCCGCGGTCATGGGCGCCTTGCTCATGCCCCAG GTGTCGCGGTTGGAACGCACGTGGCGCCAGCTGCGAAGGAGCCACACCGAGGCTGCGCTGGCCTTCGAGCAGGAGCTGAAGCCACTGATGCGGGCGCTGGATGAGGGCGCCG GACCCTGCGACCCGGGGGAGGTGGCGTTGCCGCACGTGGCGCCCGCGGTGCGCCTGCTGGAGGGCGAGGAACTCCCCGGGCCCCTGGACGAGAGCTGCGAGCGGCTGCTGCGCACCCTGCACCGGGCGCGTCTGCTGGCCCGGGACGCGCCCAGATTCCGCGAGGCGGCGGCTCGGCGCCTGCGAG gaTTCCGGCCCCACCCGGAGCTGAGAGAGGCCCTGACCACTGGTTTCTTGAGGAGGCTGCTCTGGGGGAGCCAAGGAGCTGGGGCGCCGTGGGCCACACGTCTTGAGAAGTTCCAGCGCGTCCTCACCGCCCTGTCGCAGCGCCTGGAGCCTGACCATTGA
- the SH2D3A gene encoding SH2 domain-containing protein 3A isoform X6: MQVPQDGEDFAGQPWYHGPLSRQKAEALLQQDGDFLVRASKSRGGHPVISCRWRGSVLHFEVFRVALRPRPGRPTALFQLEDERFPSLPALVRSYVTGQRTLSQATGAVASRPVTRQGPIRRSFSEDTLPDGPAWTEPLRARKRSDSQPAGLEHMGQPTEDHPGSGASTMPASALPRTGSDSVLLKVPVPLGSIADSLRASDGQLHAKAPTKPPRTSSLMLPDASGCPPTYCELVPRVPRVQGTPAGHSCPEPEAPWWEAEEEDGCFARPQAEVSFCPPDNPFCLLGSQNRPLETEVLHTLHGLFLEHHPGSTALHLLLVDCQATGLLGVTKAQRGAMGVASGLELLTLPHGHRLRLELLERLETLALAGALAVLGCAGPLEERAAALRGLVELALALRPGAAGDLPGLAAVMGALLMPQVSRLERTWRQLRRSHTEAALAFEQELKPLMRALDEGAGPCDPGEVALPHVAPAVRLLEGEELPGPLDESCERLLRTLHRARLLARDAPRFREAAARRLRGFRPHPELREALTTGFLRRLLWGSQGAGAPWATRLEKFQRVLTALSQRLEPDH; the protein is encoded by the exons ATGCAGGTGCCACAGGATGGAGAGGACTTTGCTGGCCAACCCTGGTACCACGGCCCACTGTCCCGCCAG AAGGCTGAGGCCCTCCTCCAGCAAGATGGTGACTTCTTAGTTCGTGCATCTAAGTCCCGTGGGGGCCACCCTGTGATCTCCTGCCGTTGGCGGGGCTCAGTCCTACACTTCGAGGTGTTCCGTGTGGCCCTGCGCCCCCGGCCAGGCCGGCCCACAGCCCTCTTTCAGCTGGAGGATGAGCGTTTCCCAAGCCTGCCTGCCCTGGTTCGCAGCTATGTGACCGGCCAGCGTACACTGTCCCAGGCCACGGGAGCTGTGGCATCCAGGCCAGTGACGCGGCAAGGACCTATTCGACGCAGCTTTAGTGAAGACACCCTCCCAGACGGCCCGGCTTGGACAGAGCCACTCAG GGCTAGGAAGCGGAGTGACAGTCAGCCCGCAGGCTTGGAGCATATGGGGCAGCCAACAGAAGACCACCCTGGTTCAG GAGCTTCCACTATGCCTGCATCTGCCCTGCCTCGGACAGGTAGTGACTCCGTGTTGCTAAAGGTGCCCGTTCCCCTGGGGTCCATTGCTGACAGCCTCAGGGCCTCTGATGGGCAGCTTCATGCCAAGGCACCAACCAAGCCACCTCGAACATCCTCACTGATGCTGCCTGATGCCTCTGGATGCCCCCCAACGTACTGTGAGCTGGTGCCCCGAGTGCCCAGGGTCCAGGGAACACCTGCTGGCCACAGCTGCCCAGAGCCAGAGGCACCATGGTGGGAGGCTGAGGAGGAGGACGGATGTTTTGCAAGACCGCAGGCAGAGGTCTCTTTCTGCCCACCTGACAACCCCTtctgcctgctgggctcccagaatCGGCCTCTGGAAACTGAAGTCCTGCAtactctccatggcctgttcctGGAGCACCATCCTGGGAGCACCGCTCTCCACCTGCTATTGGTGGATTGCCAG GCGACTGGCCTCCTGGGAGTGACCAAGGCTCAGCGGGGCGCCATGGGGGTCGCCTCTGGTCTGGAACTGCTCACACTTCCCCATGGGCATCGCTTGAGGTTGGAACTGCTGGAGAG GCTCGAGACGCTGGCACTGGCGGGGGCGCTGGCAGTGCTGGGCTGCGCAGGGCCGCTGGAGGAGCGCGCGGCCGCCCTGAGGGGCCTGGTGGAGCTGGCCCTGGCGCTGCGGCCAGGGGCGGCGGGAGACCTGCCCGGACTGGCCGCGGTCATGGGCGCCTTGCTCATGCCCCAG GTGTCGCGGTTGGAACGCACGTGGCGCCAGCTGCGAAGGAGCCACACCGAGGCTGCGCTGGCCTTCGAGCAGGAGCTGAAGCCACTGATGCGGGCGCTGGATGAGGGCGCCG GACCCTGCGACCCGGGGGAGGTGGCGTTGCCGCACGTGGCGCCCGCGGTGCGCCTGCTGGAGGGCGAGGAACTCCCCGGGCCCCTGGACGAGAGCTGCGAGCGGCTGCTGCGCACCCTGCACCGGGCGCGTCTGCTGGCCCGGGACGCGCCCAGATTCCGCGAGGCGGCGGCTCGGCGCCTGCGAG gaTTCCGGCCCCACCCGGAGCTGAGAGAGGCCCTGACCACTGGTTTCTTGAGGAGGCTGCTCTGGGGGAGCCAAGGAGCTGGGGCGCCGTGGGCCACACGTCTTGAGAAGTTCCAGCGCGTCCTCACCGCCCTGTCGCAGCGCCTGGAGCCTGACCATTGA
- the SH2D3A gene encoding SH2 domain-containing protein 3A isoform X8: MQVPQDGEDFAGQPWYHGPLSRQKAEALLQQDGDFLVRASKSRGGHPVISCRWRGSVLHFEVFRVALRPRPGRPTALFQLEDERFPSLPALVRSYVTGQRTLSQATGAVASRPVTRQGPIRRSFSEDTLPDGPAWTEPLRARKRSDSQPAGLEHMGQPTEDHPGSVRAYHLQSEGQKQRIQTCNVVFKNCKTTYVSEKVRFQTIGASTMPASALPRTGSDSVLLKVPVPLGSIADSLRASDGQLHAKAPTKPPRTSSLMLPDASGCPPTYCELVPRVPRVQGTPAGHSCPEPEAPWWEAEEEDGCFARPQAEVSFCPPDNPFCLLGSQNRPLETEVLHTLHGLFLEHHPGSTALHLLLVDCQATGLLGVTKAQRGAMGVASGLELLTLPHGHRLRLELLERLETLALAGALAVLGCAGPLEERAAALRGLVELALALRPGAAGDLPGLAAVMGALLMPQVSRLERTWRQLRRSHTEAALAFEQELKPLMRALDEGAGE; encoded by the exons ATGCAGGTGCCACAGGATGGAGAGGACTTTGCTGGCCAACCCTGGTACCACGGCCCACTGTCCCGCCAG AAGGCTGAGGCCCTCCTCCAGCAAGATGGTGACTTCTTAGTTCGTGCATCTAAGTCCCGTGGGGGCCACCCTGTGATCTCCTGCCGTTGGCGGGGCTCAGTCCTACACTTCGAGGTGTTCCGTGTGGCCCTGCGCCCCCGGCCAGGCCGGCCCACAGCCCTCTTTCAGCTGGAGGATGAGCGTTTCCCAAGCCTGCCTGCCCTGGTTCGCAGCTATGTGACCGGCCAGCGTACACTGTCCCAGGCCACGGGAGCTGTGGCATCCAGGCCAGTGACGCGGCAAGGACCTATTCGACGCAGCTTTAGTGAAGACACCCTCCCAGACGGCCCGGCTTGGACAGAGCCACTCAG GGCTAGGAAGCGGAGTGACAGTCAGCCCGCAGGCTTGGAGCATATGGGGCAGCCAACAGAAGACCACCCTGGTTCAG TCAGGGCTTACCATCTTCAGTCAGAGGGGCAAAAACAAAGAATTCAAACTTGCAATGTAGTATTCAAAAATTGCAAAACTACATACGTGTCAGAGAAAGTTCGTTTTCAAACCATTG GAGCTTCCACTATGCCTGCATCTGCCCTGCCTCGGACAGGTAGTGACTCCGTGTTGCTAAAGGTGCCCGTTCCCCTGGGGTCCATTGCTGACAGCCTCAGGGCCTCTGATGGGCAGCTTCATGCCAAGGCACCAACCAAGCCACCTCGAACATCCTCACTGATGCTGCCTGATGCCTCTGGATGCCCCCCAACGTACTGTGAGCTGGTGCCCCGAGTGCCCAGGGTCCAGGGAACACCTGCTGGCCACAGCTGCCCAGAGCCAGAGGCACCATGGTGGGAGGCTGAGGAGGAGGACGGATGTTTTGCAAGACCGCAGGCAGAGGTCTCTTTCTGCCCACCTGACAACCCCTtctgcctgctgggctcccagaatCGGCCTCTGGAAACTGAAGTCCTGCAtactctccatggcctgttcctGGAGCACCATCCTGGGAGCACCGCTCTCCACCTGCTATTGGTGGATTGCCAG GCGACTGGCCTCCTGGGAGTGACCAAGGCTCAGCGGGGCGCCATGGGGGTCGCCTCTGGTCTGGAACTGCTCACACTTCCCCATGGGCATCGCTTGAGGTTGGAACTGCTGGAGAG GCTCGAGACGCTGGCACTGGCGGGGGCGCTGGCAGTGCTGGGCTGCGCAGGGCCGCTGGAGGAGCGCGCGGCCGCCCTGAGGGGCCTGGTGGAGCTGGCCCTGGCGCTGCGGCCAGGGGCGGCGGGAGACCTGCCCGGACTGGCCGCGGTCATGGGCGCCTTGCTCATGCCCCAG GTGTCGCGGTTGGAACGCACGTGGCGCCAGCTGCGAAGGAGCCACACCGAGGCTGCGCTGGCCTTCGAGCAGGAGCTGAAGCCACTGATGCGGGCGCTGGATGAGGGCGCCGGTGAGTAG